A portion of the Kribbella jejuensis genome contains these proteins:
- a CDS encoding helix-turn-helix domain-containing protein gives MELGEVLRDRRKAAGRTIASVAIDAGLSVPYIANLENGRGNPTLSALDRLATALGARLAVRIGDEEPEPSASVGAELLAGSDRADRIIAGLAQGRSRAATRRRLVEAVDALALVIGRPPNAADLNRLLDLLQLAEVP, from the coding sequence GTGGAGCTTGGTGAGGTACTCCGTGACCGCCGCAAGGCAGCCGGCCGGACCATTGCGTCCGTGGCTATCGACGCCGGCCTGTCGGTGCCGTACATCGCGAACCTCGAGAACGGCCGCGGCAACCCGACGCTGTCCGCGCTCGACCGGCTCGCCACCGCGCTCGGCGCCCGCCTCGCAGTACGCATCGGCGACGAGGAGCCCGAACCGTCCGCGTCCGTCGGCGCGGAGCTGCTGGCAGGCTCGGACCGGGCGGATCGGATCATCGCCGGTCTCGCCCAAGGCCGCTCCCGAGCGGCGACCCGCCGCCGGCTCGTCGAGGCCGTGGATGCGCTCGCCCTGGTCATCGGCCGCCCACCGAACGCCGCCGATCTGAACCGCCTCCTGGACCTCCTCCAGCTCGCCGAGGTCCCCTAG
- a CDS encoding aminoglycoside phosphotransferase family protein codes for MINLPESFLRMPRWWTEGAEWLQDLPAAVERQCERWSLSVVGAVSHGSNAVVVPVARAGEEFVLRMSPPGAEVSDQVWALRWWAGRGMAYLYDADVEVGAMLLERLSTPLTSRPIDEAVAVLGQLMRRLAVPAPDDARSTADIVTTRTAELEPQWERLGRPFDVAILREALAIAPTETTSTLAVNGDFHAGQVLAGQREAWLMVDPVLFRGDIEYDLGRVLWWDLDRMDDIVRYFDLAVREAGLDRDRARDWVIWRTVDYWLYGLGVGLTEDPVRCARLISALSR; via the coding sequence GTGATCAACTTGCCGGAGTCGTTCCTGCGGATGCCGCGGTGGTGGACCGAAGGCGCCGAGTGGCTGCAGGATCTGCCGGCAGCGGTCGAGCGGCAGTGCGAGCGGTGGAGTCTCAGCGTAGTGGGAGCGGTCTCGCACGGCTCTAACGCAGTGGTCGTACCGGTCGCGCGGGCCGGCGAGGAGTTCGTCCTGCGGATGTCACCGCCGGGCGCCGAGGTCTCCGATCAGGTCTGGGCACTCCGCTGGTGGGCCGGTCGAGGCATGGCCTATCTGTACGACGCCGACGTCGAAGTCGGCGCGATGCTGCTGGAGCGGCTGTCCACGCCGTTGACGAGCCGCCCGATCGACGAAGCGGTCGCCGTACTCGGGCAGTTGATGCGCCGGCTCGCCGTACCCGCGCCGGACGACGCCCGCTCGACCGCCGACATCGTGACGACCCGGACCGCCGAACTGGAACCGCAGTGGGAGCGGCTCGGCCGTCCGTTCGACGTCGCGATCCTGCGCGAGGCGCTCGCCATCGCGCCGACCGAAACCACCTCGACGCTGGCGGTGAACGGCGACTTCCACGCGGGCCAAGTGCTTGCGGGTCAACGTGAGGCGTGGCTGATGGTCGACCCGGTGCTGTTCCGCGGCGACATCGAGTACGACCTCGGCCGGGTCCTGTGGTGGGATCTCGACAGGATGGACGACATCGTCCGGTACTTCGATCTCGCGGTCCGCGAAGCCGGACTGGATCGGGACCGGGCCCGCGACTGGGTGATCTGGCGGACGGTGGACTACTGGCTGTACGGGCTGGGCGTCGGGCTGACCGAGGACCCGGTCCGTTGTGCGCGGCTGATCAGCGCGCTTTCCAGATGA
- a CDS encoding recombinase family protein — MTTRPTLLGYVRADALSCAEELAAATDSLAAFASAEGFTLGTVYTERDSAESAAFHALLDEVKRSDVRAVVVPTMNHLGLGNPGGSPAALQHLEFHHAHVWAVERDNAG, encoded by the coding sequence ATGACCACCCGGCCGACGCTGCTCGGGTACGTACGGGCCGACGCGCTGAGTTGCGCGGAGGAGCTGGCCGCGGCGACGGATTCTCTCGCCGCTTTCGCCAGCGCCGAGGGATTCACCCTCGGCACCGTGTACACCGAGCGCGACTCGGCCGAGTCCGCGGCCTTCCACGCACTGCTCGACGAGGTGAAGCGCTCGGACGTCCGGGCGGTCGTCGTACCGACGATGAACCACCTCGGCCTCGGGAACCCCGGCGGCTCTCCGGCCGCACTGCAGCACCTCGAGTTCCACCACGCGCACGTGTGGGCGGTGGAACGAGACAACGCCGGATAA
- a CDS encoding helix-turn-helix domain-containing protein yields MAATIEETFQRPVGELLRGWRERRRLSQLELANRVEVSTRHVSFVETGRSKPSREMVLRLAEHLDVPLRDRNQLLLAGGYAPIYSEASLHSPAMLAIRTTLRRLLKAHEPYPALVVDRWWNIVEANAGIALFSEGVDEKLLQAPINALRLTLHPDGLARRIGNIAEVRAAALAGLQRQVTSTADPELQDLYDELRSYAVHDKPAAPGPTEVVIPFNLTHDGRELSLLTTIATFGTPLDVTVSELMIESFYPADEATADYLRSLG; encoded by the coding sequence ATGGCAGCGACGATCGAGGAGACCTTCCAGCGCCCGGTGGGTGAGCTTCTACGCGGCTGGCGCGAGCGCCGGCGGCTCAGCCAGCTCGAGCTGGCGAACCGCGTCGAGGTGTCCACCCGGCACGTGAGCTTCGTGGAGACCGGGCGGTCCAAGCCCAGCCGGGAAATGGTGCTGCGGCTGGCCGAGCACCTCGACGTACCGCTCCGGGACCGGAACCAGCTGCTGCTCGCGGGTGGATACGCGCCGATTTACAGCGAGGCGTCGCTGCACTCGCCGGCGATGCTCGCGATCCGTACGACGCTACGCCGGTTGCTGAAGGCCCACGAACCGTACCCGGCGCTCGTCGTCGACCGCTGGTGGAACATCGTCGAGGCGAACGCCGGGATCGCCTTGTTCTCCGAGGGTGTGGACGAGAAGTTGCTACAGGCACCTATCAACGCACTCCGGCTGACCCTGCACCCGGACGGCCTGGCCCGGCGGATCGGCAACATCGCCGAGGTCCGCGCCGCGGCGCTGGCCGGCCTGCAACGCCAGGTCACCAGTACGGCCGATCCCGAACTCCAGGACCTGTACGACGAGCTCCGCTCGTACGCCGTCCACGACAAGCCGGCCGCGCCCGGGCCGACGGAGGTCGTCATACCGTTCAATCTCACCCACGACGGGCGGGAGCTGTCGTTGCTGACCACGATCGCCACGTTCGGGACACCGCTCGACGTGACCGTGTCGGAGCTGATGATCGAGTCGTTCTACCCCGCCGACGAAGCGACCGCCGACTACTTGAGGAGCCTCGGATGA
- a CDS encoding MFS transporter: MRNRDFRRLWLSGAVSGLGSWLLVVAIPVYVFTLTGSTVATGLTLALEALPALLLGPWAGVLLDRWDLARAMWIADLASAAAVGLILFADRKHVWLIYAAILLENTATTVFRPASRALLPAVVGTGDELAAANALNAVTGSVLRLAAPPLGALLLAGPGITFVLAVDIISYLLSAATIATVRTRRHATTAEPPHALEGLRAAVEHRALRGVLVGQTVFLTANAGLTALLVPFTVDRLHAPGYVVGYLISGLGAGYLVGAALSTYAARRLSTRELLTVTQLASAAAYFALFNAPNAPLAVGAATLIGFPGSILLITAGTTIQRAAPPEVLASVGAIFFAADSLALLAGGLSAPAATVVLGLPVTLNLLSAAAVLAALLTFVVVPAHPAAFTRTPRRTEREPRQSRSGGTRSR, from the coding sequence GTGAGGAACCGTGACTTCCGCAGGCTCTGGCTGAGCGGCGCTGTGTCAGGGCTGGGCTCATGGCTGCTCGTAGTGGCGATCCCGGTCTACGTCTTCACGCTGACCGGTTCGACTGTCGCCACCGGGCTGACGCTTGCCCTCGAGGCCCTTCCGGCGCTGCTGCTCGGTCCGTGGGCCGGCGTACTGCTGGATCGCTGGGACCTCGCCCGCGCGATGTGGATCGCCGACCTCGCCAGTGCGGCTGCCGTAGGGCTGATCCTGTTCGCGGATCGCAAGCACGTCTGGCTGATCTACGCGGCGATCCTGCTCGAGAACACCGCGACCACCGTGTTCCGCCCGGCCTCTCGCGCCCTCCTGCCCGCAGTCGTCGGCACCGGGGACGAACTCGCCGCGGCCAACGCCCTGAACGCCGTCACCGGAAGCGTCCTGCGCCTGGCCGCGCCACCGCTCGGTGCGCTCCTCCTGGCCGGCCCCGGCATCACGTTCGTGCTCGCCGTCGACATCATCAGCTACTTGTTGTCGGCGGCAACCATCGCCACGGTCCGCACCCGCCGGCACGCGACCACCGCCGAACCACCCCACGCCCTCGAAGGCCTCCGCGCGGCCGTCGAGCACCGGGCTCTCCGCGGCGTACTCGTCGGCCAAACCGTCTTCCTCACCGCGAACGCCGGCCTCACCGCACTGCTGGTCCCATTCACCGTCGACCGCCTGCACGCCCCCGGGTACGTCGTGGGCTACCTGATCTCCGGCCTCGGCGCCGGGTATCTCGTCGGCGCGGCACTGAGTACGTACGCAGCTCGCCGTCTGAGCACCCGCGAACTCCTCACGGTCACCCAGCTCGCCAGCGCCGCGGCGTACTTCGCCCTCTTCAACGCGCCGAACGCCCCACTCGCAGTCGGCGCCGCCACCCTGATCGGCTTCCCGGGCAGCATCCTGCTGATCACCGCCGGGACCACGATCCAGCGCGCGGCCCCACCGGAGGTACTGGCGAGCGTCGGCGCGATCTTCTTCGCCGCCGACTCGCTCGCCCTGCTGGCCGGAGGGCTCAGCGCGCCCGCGGCGACGGTCGTCCTCGGCCTACCCGTGACGTTGAACCTCTTGTCGGCAGCCGCCGTACTCGCGGCACTCCTGACGTTCGTCGTCGTACCGGCTCACCCAGCCGCCTTCACGAGGACGCCGCGTCGTACCGAGCGCGAGCCACGGCAATCTCGGTCTGGTGGGACTCGGTCCAGGTGA
- a CDS encoding phytanoyl-CoA dioxygenase family protein has protein sequence MLTAEELDVFERDGIVKIPSAFSADEAAGMREVLWRELSERHGMDRDDPTTWTVLRPTGLKTTKFDRRAQAILGPRVRSALDGLLGDWLEPKHQGQVLVTMPEGVPWAVPHRQWHTDVGFEEQPVGAVKIWAFYDSVRPGGGGTPQVAGSHRVFERFLTTTEERDFKEVRDQLLRSDPWFRNLTSAPSERTVDPMEPAEVHGLPVRVVELTGEPGDVYLTHPWILHSIAPNAADVPRMMRSRFIWKAR, from the coding sequence ATGCTCACTGCCGAAGAGCTGGATGTCTTCGAGCGGGACGGGATCGTGAAGATCCCGTCCGCGTTCTCCGCCGACGAGGCCGCCGGGATGCGTGAGGTGCTGTGGCGCGAGCTGTCCGAGCGGCACGGGATGGATCGTGACGACCCGACGACGTGGACGGTGTTGCGGCCGACCGGGCTGAAGACCACCAAGTTCGACCGGCGGGCGCAAGCGATCCTCGGACCGCGGGTGCGTTCGGCGCTGGACGGGCTGCTGGGCGACTGGCTCGAGCCGAAGCATCAAGGGCAGGTGCTCGTCACCATGCCGGAAGGTGTGCCGTGGGCGGTGCCGCATCGGCAATGGCACACCGACGTGGGCTTCGAGGAACAGCCGGTCGGCGCGGTGAAGATCTGGGCGTTCTACGACTCGGTCCGTCCGGGCGGCGGTGGTACGCCGCAGGTCGCGGGCTCGCATCGGGTCTTCGAGCGGTTCCTGACGACGACCGAGGAACGGGACTTCAAGGAGGTCCGCGATCAGTTGCTGCGGTCCGACCCGTGGTTCCGCAACCTGACCTCGGCTCCATCGGAACGGACGGTCGACCCGATGGAGCCGGCCGAGGTGCACGGGCTGCCGGTTCGGGTCGTCGAGCTCACCGGTGAGCCGGGCGACGTGTACCTGACGCATCCGTGGATCCTGCACTCGATCGCACCGAACGCGGCCGACGTACCGCGGATGATGCGCAGCCGGTTCATCTGGAAAGCGCGCTGA
- a CDS encoding Hsp20/alpha crystallin family protein produces MLIRTDPFRDFDRLAQQFFGSQTPGTWSRPTAMPMDAYREGDQYVVAFDLPGISPDAIELDVERNVLTVKAERRPVELSEGAEMQVSERPLGAFSRQLFLGDTLDADRIEASYEAGVLTLRIPIAEQAKPRKIAISNSEGDRKQIDA; encoded by the coding sequence ATGTTGATACGCACAGACCCGTTCCGCGACTTCGATCGCCTGGCGCAGCAGTTCTTCGGCAGCCAGACGCCCGGCACGTGGTCACGCCCGACCGCGATGCCGATGGACGCGTACCGCGAGGGCGACCAGTACGTGGTCGCGTTCGACCTCCCCGGGATCTCGCCCGACGCGATCGAGCTCGACGTCGAGCGCAACGTCCTCACCGTGAAGGCCGAACGCAGGCCGGTCGAGCTCTCCGAAGGCGCCGAGATGCAGGTCTCCGAGCGACCGCTCGGGGCCTTCTCCCGGCAGCTGTTCCTCGGCGACACCCTGGACGCGGACCGCATCGAGGCTTCCTACGAGGCCGGCGTGCTGACGCTGCGGATCCCGATCGCCGAGCAGGCCAAGCCGCGCAAGATCGCGATCTCGAACTCCGAGGGCGACCGCAAACAGATCGACGCCTGA
- a CDS encoding MFS transporter — protein MSSTVTPQRLTGREWAVLFVLCGAIFLEGIDVSMMGVAMPSIRAELGLSTGELQWIVSGYALSYGGFVLLGGRAADLLGRRRMFVGWLMVFLVFSGLGGFATEGWVLILARFATGVAAAFMTPAGLSIITTSYPEGPQRNKALLVYAGTAAGGFSLGMVTGGLLTAIDWRWVFFAPVIVAVLVLAGALALIPRDEPASTERPGFDVAGALALTGAMLLLVATVVRAPDVSPGPTVLTAVAGVVLLAIFVRIERRASAPLIRLGLLRNTALLRANVGAILLVGSFVGFQFVAVLYLRELRGWSELETGLALMVIGIDAVLAPTLTPWLVSRFGNGRVVFGGFVVAVLAYAAFLPLGVGWKYAAMLPAFLLLGLAFALAYGPLTIAATERVADDEQGLASGVLTTSFQFGSALGLAVVAATLTAAGQLTIGAFRNGLLVPFGAAALGVLVAVAGLRIPDRERLHAKG, from the coding sequence GTGTCGTCAACCGTCACTCCGCAGCGGCTGACCGGCCGCGAGTGGGCCGTACTGTTCGTGCTCTGCGGCGCGATCTTCCTGGAGGGCATCGACGTCTCGATGATGGGCGTCGCGATGCCCTCCATCCGTGCCGAACTCGGCCTCAGCACGGGCGAACTGCAGTGGATCGTCAGCGGCTACGCGCTCAGCTACGGCGGGTTCGTGTTGCTCGGCGGCCGAGCCGCGGACCTGCTCGGACGGCGCCGGATGTTCGTCGGCTGGCTGATGGTGTTCCTGGTCTTCAGCGGCCTGGGCGGCTTCGCCACCGAGGGCTGGGTACTGATCCTGGCCCGCTTCGCCACCGGCGTCGCTGCCGCCTTCATGACGCCGGCCGGCCTGTCCATCATCACCACCTCCTACCCGGAGGGACCGCAACGCAACAAGGCACTGCTTGTCTACGCCGGAACGGCCGCCGGAGGTTTCTCGCTGGGCATGGTCACCGGCGGACTGCTGACGGCGATCGACTGGCGCTGGGTCTTCTTCGCACCGGTGATCGTCGCGGTGCTGGTCCTCGCCGGCGCGCTCGCGCTGATCCCCCGCGACGAGCCGGCGTCCACGGAGCGGCCTGGATTCGACGTGGCCGGTGCACTGGCGCTGACCGGCGCGATGCTGTTGCTGGTGGCGACCGTTGTCCGTGCGCCCGACGTCTCCCCCGGACCGACCGTGCTGACCGCAGTGGCGGGCGTCGTACTACTGGCGATCTTCGTCCGGATCGAACGTCGGGCCTCCGCACCGCTGATCCGGCTCGGCCTGCTCCGCAACACCGCGTTGCTCCGGGCGAACGTCGGGGCGATCCTGCTGGTCGGGTCGTTCGTCGGGTTCCAGTTCGTCGCGGTGCTGTACCTGCGGGAACTGCGCGGCTGGTCCGAACTCGAAACCGGACTGGCCCTGATGGTCATCGGTATCGACGCGGTCCTGGCGCCGACGCTGACTCCGTGGCTGGTCTCCCGCTTCGGCAACGGCCGGGTGGTCTTCGGCGGGTTCGTCGTCGCGGTGCTCGCGTACGCCGCCTTCCTGCCACTGGGCGTCGGCTGGAAGTACGCCGCGATGCTGCCGGCGTTCCTGCTGCTCGGGCTCGCGTTCGCGCTGGCGTACGGACCGTTGACGATCGCCGCGACCGAGCGCGTTGCCGACGACGAGCAGGGGTTGGCGAGCGGCGTACTCACGACGTCGTTCCAGTTCGGGTCGGCGCTCGGCCTCGCGGTGGTCGCCGCGACACTGACGGCGGCCGGCCAGCTGACGATCGGTGCCTTCCGCAACGGTTTGCTGGTGCCGTTCGGCGCCGCCGCACTCGGGGTACTGGTGGCGGTCGCGGGGCTGCGGATACCGGATCGTGAGCGGTTGCACGCAAAGGGTTAG
- a CDS encoding GNAT family N-acetyltransferase — translation MEIGARIARAQVDGLSRSRRQIVAGALSGMLHDRDDWYLSGMVAAEPGEPFDPDEIAGSLAIIRQAFGAEGRWLSAELVEEANPGLAEVLESNGMTIVSRLPLLVVEPADLVVPELPAGVTVKVVESEDEQKVADSVSSEAYEMPGAGFAFKPDPVDGGAVLVYADDVPVATAAWTAVADAVTEIAGVGTLHAHRRRGYGAIATAYATRTAFELAGATLAWLTPGDDGADRVYRRLGYTPKATAVHLGDPGGHLADLR, via the coding sequence ATGGAGATCGGGGCGCGGATCGCGCGGGCGCAGGTGGACGGGCTGTCGAGGTCGCGGCGGCAGATCGTCGCGGGGGCGTTGTCGGGCATGCTGCACGACCGCGACGACTGGTACCTGTCCGGGATGGTCGCCGCCGAGCCCGGCGAACCGTTCGACCCCGACGAGATCGCCGGATCACTCGCGATCATCCGACAAGCCTTCGGCGCCGAAGGACGCTGGCTGAGCGCGGAACTCGTCGAGGAAGCCAATCCCGGCCTGGCCGAGGTGCTCGAGTCGAACGGGATGACGATCGTCTCCCGCCTACCGCTGCTGGTCGTCGAGCCGGCCGACCTGGTCGTCCCTGAGCTCCCGGCGGGTGTCACCGTCAAGGTCGTCGAGTCGGAGGACGAGCAGAAGGTCGCGGACTCGGTGTCCTCCGAGGCGTACGAGATGCCCGGCGCCGGGTTCGCCTTCAAGCCGGACCCGGTCGACGGCGGAGCGGTCCTGGTGTACGCCGACGACGTACCGGTGGCGACCGCGGCGTGGACCGCTGTGGCGGATGCGGTCACCGAGATTGCGGGCGTCGGTACGCTGCACGCTCACCGCCGCCGCGGGTACGGCGCGATCGCCACGGCGTACGCGACTCGGACGGCCTTCGAACTGGCGGGTGCGACGCTTGCGTGGCTGACGCCGGGTGACGACGGAGCGGACCGGGTCTATCGCCGGCTCGGGTACACACCGAAGGCCACGGCGGTGCACCTGGGCGATCCCGGTGGCCATCTGGCGGACCTGCGCTGA
- a CDS encoding nuclear transport factor 2 family protein, whose amino-acid sequence MNANALADQYFAMWNAADADRRAELIEGSWTADGTFQDPSFETTGHDELNKLVGAAQQMFPGLSFVRIGDIDEHHNYLRWTWHLQAEGQEPVAGGTDIVVLDADGKIQKLIGFHDFAPAH is encoded by the coding sequence ATGAACGCCAACGCTCTCGCCGACCAGTACTTCGCGATGTGGAACGCCGCCGACGCCGACCGCCGCGCCGAGCTGATCGAGGGGTCCTGGACCGCGGACGGGACCTTCCAGGACCCGAGCTTCGAGACCACCGGCCACGACGAGCTGAACAAGCTGGTCGGCGCCGCGCAGCAGATGTTCCCGGGGCTGTCGTTCGTCCGGATCGGCGACATCGACGAGCACCACAACTACCTCCGCTGGACGTGGCACCTGCAGGCCGAGGGCCAGGAGCCGGTGGCCGGCGGTACCGACATCGTCGTACTGGATGCCGACGGCAAGATCCAGAAGCTGATCGGCTTCCACGACTTCGCACCGGCACACTGA
- a CDS encoding DnaJ domain-containing protein has protein sequence MTARRDAYAILGVATEASDDDLDHAFRGLVRRLHPDTRGSATAAIPSASVESDDDADRRLQELLNAYATLRDPVRRAAYDRARVVAAPKPAVPDPVRGPAIRVGPVRWEPLRSRPEWRRSPDGS, from the coding sequence ATGACCGCGCGCAGGGACGCGTACGCGATTCTCGGGGTGGCCACCGAGGCGTCCGACGACGATCTCGACCACGCTTTCCGAGGACTCGTCCGCCGGCTCCACCCGGACACCCGCGGATCGGCCACGGCAGCGATTCCGTCCGCGTCGGTCGAGTCCGACGACGACGCCGATCGGCGTCTGCAAGAACTTCTCAACGCCTACGCCACCTTGCGCGACCCCGTCCGCCGTGCCGCCTACGACCGCGCCCGGGTCGTCGCCGCGCCCAAACCGGCCGTACCGGATCCGGTACGGGGCCCGGCGATCCGGGTCGGACCGGTGCGTTGGGAACCGTTGCGGTCCAGACCCGAGTGGAGGAGGAGTCCCGATGGCTCTTGA
- a CDS encoding TetR/AcrR family transcriptional regulator, with translation MSENEPVRRRRRADADRSRAAILAAAVELLDEDPDASLERIAEAAEVTRQTVYAHFSSRDALVNAVLDELTAELMNAIDDLDLDHGSALRNALGLIDLGWRTFEQHPILLHADRTGPADARHNPLTDRLEPLIRRGQRTGEITRELSVHWLVTTLISLGHAAGESVAAGRLTPRTAYKSLHTTLTRILQP, from the coding sequence GTGTCAGAGAACGAGCCGGTACGGCGGCGGCGCCGGGCGGACGCCGATCGCAGTCGGGCGGCGATCCTCGCCGCGGCCGTCGAGCTGCTCGACGAGGACCCGGACGCGAGCCTGGAACGGATCGCCGAAGCCGCGGAGGTCACCCGGCAGACGGTGTACGCGCACTTCTCGTCGCGCGATGCGCTGGTCAATGCGGTACTCGACGAGTTGACCGCTGAGCTGATGAACGCGATCGACGACCTGGATCTCGATCACGGCTCGGCGCTGCGCAATGCGCTCGGTCTGATCGACCTGGGGTGGCGGACGTTCGAGCAGCATCCGATCCTGCTGCATGCCGACCGGACGGGCCCGGCGGACGCGCGCCACAATCCGCTGACGGACCGCCTCGAGCCGCTGATTCGGCGTGGTCAGCGGACCGGCGAGATCACCCGTGAGCTCTCGGTCCACTGGCTGGTCACAACGCTGATCTCGCTAGGTCACGCTGCAGGCGAGTCCGTCGCCGCCGGTCGCCTCACTCCACGGACCGCCTACAAGTCGCTGCACACCACTCTCACCCGCATCCTGCAGCCGTAA
- a CDS encoding winged helix-turn-helix transcriptional regulator gives MEEGTSKEPSHSCCTEDAFQWDTREDCDVRQILDRIGDKWSLLVIALLDNRSMRFTELKKTIDGISQRMLTVTLRQLERDGLVSRTVHPVVPPRVDYALTPLGVTLHATIQSLVTWTESHQTEIAVARARYDAASS, from the coding sequence GTGGAAGAAGGCACTTCAAAGGAACCGAGTCACTCCTGCTGCACCGAGGACGCGTTCCAGTGGGACACCCGCGAGGACTGCGACGTCCGGCAGATCCTGGACCGGATCGGCGACAAGTGGTCGCTGCTGGTGATCGCGCTGCTCGACAACCGTTCGATGCGGTTCACGGAGCTGAAGAAGACGATCGACGGGATCAGTCAGCGGATGCTGACCGTGACGCTGCGCCAGTTGGAGCGGGACGGGCTGGTCAGTCGTACGGTGCACCCGGTCGTGCCGCCGCGTGTCGACTACGCGCTCACCCCGCTCGGAGTGACCCTGCACGCCACCATTCAGTCCCTCGTCACCTGGACCGAGTCCCACCAGACCGAGATTGCCGTGGCTCGCGCTCGGTACGACGCGGCGTCCTCGTGA
- a CDS encoding dihydrofolate reductase family protein, with the protein MRDLVVTQNITVDGVIEAGDWFGPADGGPELLEALRKQMARADGLLTGRVTFEQLRGYWPTQTDDPSGIASYLNKVQKDVVSSTLQDPGWTPTTILRGVDDVRGLKDTAGGAIVCTGSIDLTHQLITAGLVDEYRLFVYPTVVATGRRLFPDGSPQSLRLHTSTSFPSGVTLLIYRHR; encoded by the coding sequence ATGCGCGACCTGGTCGTCACCCAGAACATCACCGTCGACGGGGTGATCGAAGCCGGCGACTGGTTCGGTCCGGCCGACGGCGGACCGGAGCTGCTCGAGGCGCTCCGCAAGCAGATGGCGCGAGCGGACGGGTTGCTGACCGGCCGGGTGACGTTCGAGCAACTGCGCGGCTACTGGCCCACGCAGACGGACGATCCGAGCGGCATCGCGTCGTACCTCAACAAGGTCCAGAAGGACGTCGTGAGCTCGACGCTGCAGGATCCGGGCTGGACCCCGACGACGATCCTTCGCGGTGTGGACGACGTACGCGGCCTGAAAGACACCGCCGGCGGAGCGATCGTCTGCACCGGCAGCATCGACCTGACCCATCAGCTGATCACCGCCGGGCTCGTCGACGAGTACCGCCTGTTCGTCTACCCGACGGTGGTCGCCACCGGCCGCCGGCTGTTCCCGGACGGCTCACCCCAGTCGTTGCGCCTGCATACCTCGACCTCATTCCCGAGCGGCGTCACCCTACTGATCTACCGTCACCGCTAA